A genomic stretch from Lathyrus oleraceus cultivar Zhongwan6 chromosome 2, CAAS_Psat_ZW6_1.0, whole genome shotgun sequence includes:
- the LOC127119477 gene encoding protein SHORT ROOT IN SALT MEDIUM 1 isoform X1, whose protein sequence is MYSSRGSGAYGQAYTGQSGYGQNLSTNYSGASVGGHDAAQHSAASRHSGILGSSQEADVGNYRAHTAVAQYGGQYSSVYGSAALSTAPQVPSLSTKGAASSALDARGGYSLGVSDSPKFASGDYVPSSSHGYGHKSDQLYGDKSLDYSGLDRRQYGERPSGYVGRDLPSDQTGRYSTDAVGYNHPHQQSEIYDRIDQGTLLRQEQLLKSHSLQAASLDGGARQTDYLTARAAASRHPTQDLMSYGGRIDSDPHASSMLSATSYSGQHAPSILGAAPRRNVDDLLYSQNASNPGYGVSLPPGRDYASGKGIHGNAMDLDYPGNLLPHGGPTDRKDDRASYLREFELREDERRRDRLRDRDRDRERDKERERLREREREREKEREKERMLERREKERERERKRALEVRPERTPVRSSKDPRSTSKDPRGSSLTKEGKSSRRDSPHRALHRHRSPVKEKRREYVCKVYPSCLVNIERDYLSIDKRYPRLFISPEFSKAVVNWPKENLKLSIHTPVSFEHDFVEEESARGTSGKLLSGQPTSSEQGNTVWNAKVILMSGLSRGALEELSSDKIVDDRIPHICNFLRFAILKKDHSFMAVGGPWEPADGGDPSNDDNSLIRTALRYSKDISQLDLQKCQHWNRFLEIHYDRIGKDGFFSHKEITVLYVPDLSDCLPSLDEWRDQWLAHKKAVAERERQISLNKEKSRANKESNGKRKESSASGKSDVKKKEKDNSAVKDVSEKKAGLSNSKTAKNDASAIGDGKGAEKKPGETTPGQTTGSVKPVKKKIIKKIVKKVVNKTNDTAKRQTDKPDDKDVADKVATSDVPVEEVKSSVGPTGILTSGEGILAEDIPVGKNDKEINSFEDKPLDKLDTAVNTGTDDSTVKTIKKKKIIKRVPKKKVVDEASKSVVNEGNVVAAQAQDDTNNTDKQTADANTIVTEGKKPVKVVAKRKLKAPTSGVQDDATDSNKKDPKSDKKDEENANDDTQSTSKKATDADTKTVPVTKKIVKVVPKKKLKPTTSEKQEASGDSNKNEVKSDKDDNKDGKGTGEKSGSKTGEKSGSKIDKQNASEKDTPIVKGKLKVGDKSKDEKVTKEKDEPKSKSGKEGKEKKKSDEPPRHPGFILKTKSTKDSKLRSLSLSLDSLLDYSDKDVEESTIELSLFAESFYEMLQFQMGSRILTFLQKLREKFVTKRAQRKRQREEEDSAKTSPTKRQKGDDPSVKIETNTETSNPTPADNEKAVAENDNSSNKEEDVKMENASDEEDPEEEDPEEYEEMESGSPQQDSSDDKNAELEADAKNESENVTSKEKAADETSKGEIKVKDEVKESKDDVQLNEEKESKVDKIKKDASAVKEAVVDKELLKAFRFFDRNRVGYVRVEDMRIIIHNLGMFLSHRDVKELVQSALLESNTGRDDRILYIKLVRMSDI, encoded by the exons ATGTATTCTTCCAGAGGGAGTGGCGCTTACGGCCAAGCGTACACAGGTCAATCCGGATACGGTCAAAAC CTGAGTACTAATTATTCCGGAGCTTCCGTTGGTGGACATGATGCTGCCCAGCATTCTGCAGCTTCAAGGCATTCAGGTATATTAGGTAGTTCTCAGGAGGCTGACGTTGGTAACTATAGGGCTCATACCGCTGTTGCTCAGTATGGAGGACAGTATAGTTCTGTTTATGGGTCAGCTGCTTTGAGCACAGCTCCGCAG GTTCCTTCATTGAGTACCAAGGGAGCTGCTTCATCAGCTTTAGATGCTCGTGGAGGGTATTCTTTAGGTGTTTCAGATTCACCCAAGTTTGCTTCTGGTGACTATGTTCCCTCTTCAAGCCATGGGTATGGCCACAAATCTGATCAATTGTATGGTGACAAGAGTTTGGATTATTCTGGACTAGATAGAAGGCAATATGGAGAACGACCGAGTGGTTACGTTGGTAGGGATTTACCGAGTGATCAAACTGGACGCTATTCTACTGATGCTGTTGGATACAATCATCCACATCAG CAATCAGAAATTTATGACCGCATTGATCAGGGAACTTTGCTTCGACAAGAGCAATTGCTGAAATCTCACTCTCTGCAAGCTGCTTCACTGGATGGGGGGGCTAG ACAAACTGATTATCTTACAGCTAGGGCTGCTGCAAGTCGCCATCCAACCCAAGATCTAATGTCTTATGGAGGAAGGATCGATTCCGATCCCCATGCTTCATCAATGCTAAGTGCTACTTCCTATAGTGGACAACATGCACCATCAATACTAGGAGCAGCACCAAGGAGAAACGTGGATGATCTTTTGTATTCCCAGAATGCGTCAAATCCTGGTTATGGAGTGAGCCTGCCACCTGGTAGGGACTATGCCAGCGGAAAAGGTATTCATGGAAATGCTATGGATTTAGATTACCCAGGAAATCTGCTGCCACATGGTGGACCTACTGATCGGAAGGATGACCGGGCTAGTTATCTTCGGGAATTTGAACTAAGGGAAGACGAACGACGTCGGGACCGCTTGCGTGATAGAGATAGGGACAGAGAAAGAGACAAAGAACGTGAACGATTGCGAGAACGGGAGCGAGAACGAGAAAAGGAGCGGGAAAAGGAGCGCATGTTGGAACGGCGTGAAAAGGAGAGGGAGCGAGAACGCAAACGAGCACTTGAAGTTAGGCCTGAACGAACTCCAGTCAGATCCTCCAAGGACCCTCGTAGTACTTCAAAGGATCCTCGCGGGTCGTCTTTGACGAAGGAGGGGAAATCTTCACGACGGGACTCCCCACATCGTGCTTTACATAG GCACCGTTCACCTGTTAAAGAAAAACGGAGAGAATATGTCTGCAAG GTTTACCCTTCTTGCTTGGTAAATATTGAGAGGGATTACCTCTCAATCGATAAGCGGTATCCCCGACTCTTCATCTCTCCCGAATTCTCCAAG GCTGTTGTGAACTGGCCAAAGGAAAACCTTAAACTCTCTATACACACTCCTGTCAG TTTTGAGCATGATTTTGTTGAAGAAGAAAGTGCCAGAGGCACTTCTGGCAAGCTTTTGTCGGGACAACCTACAAGTTCAGAACAAGGAAATACAGTTTGGAATGCCAAA GTAATTTTGATGAGTGGGCTTAGTAGAGGTGCATTGGAGGAGCTGTCATCTGATAAAATTGTTGATGACCGCATTCCTCATATTTGCAATTTCCTTAGGTTTGCAATCCTTAAGAAGGATCATTCTTTCATGGCAGTTGGCGGTCCATGGGAACCTGCTGATGGGGGTGATCCATCTAATGATGATAACTCTTTGATCAGAACAGCCCTTAG ATACTCTAAGGATATTAGTCAGCTTGATTTGCAAAAATGTCAACACTGGAACCGATTCCTTGAG ATACATTATGATAGAATTGGTAAAGACGGTTTCTTTAGCCACAAGGAGATTACTGTACTATATGTTCCCGATTTGTCTGACTGCCTCCCTTCATTGGATGAATGGCGTGATCAGTGGCTCGCCCACAAGAAAGCTGTGGCTGAAAGAGAACGTCAAATTTCTCTAAACAAAGAG AAATCAAGGGCTAACAAGGAATCAAATG GTAAGAGGAAAGAATCTTCTGCATCTGGAAAATCTGATGTTAAGAAAAAAGAGAAAGATAATAGTGCTGTTAAGGATGTAAGTGAAAAAAAAGCTGGACTGAGCAACAGTAAAACTGCTAAGAATGATGCCTCGGCCATAGGTGATGGTAAGGGTGCAGAGAAAAAGCCAGGGGAAACTACCCCCGGTCAAACCACAGGAAGTGTTAAGCCTGTGAAGAAGAAAATTATAAAGAAGATTGTGAAGAAAGTTGTCAATAAGACAAACGATACTGCCAAGAGACAAACTGACAAGCCAGATGACAAGGATGTTGCAGATAAAGTGGCTACATCAGATGTGCCTGTTGAGGAGGTCAAGTCTTCTGTGGGTCCTACTGGGATTCTAACTTCTGGGGAAGGTATTCTTGCGGAGGATATTCCTGTTGGTAAAAATGATAAGGAAATAAACAGTTTTGAAGATAAGCCTCTGGACAAGCTGGATACAGCAGTTAACACAGGCACCGATGATTCTACTGTGAAGAcaataaaaaagaagaaaattaTCAAGCGGGTACCTAAAAAGAAGGTGGTTGATGAGGCATCTAAATCTGTAGTAAATGAAGGAAATGTTGTGGCAGCTCAGGCACAGGATGATACCAACAACACTGACAAGCAGACTGCTGATGCCAACACCATAGTGACTGAGGGCAAAAAACCTGTGAAAGTAGTAGCCAAAAGAAAGTTAAAAGCACCGACTTCTGGGGTACAAGATGATGCAACTGATTCCAATAAAAAAGACCCGAAGTCTGATAAAAAGGATGAAGAGAATGCAAATGACGACACACAGAGCACTAGCAAGAAGGCCACTGATGCAGATACAAAAACTGTGCCGGTGACAAAGAAAATTGTCAAGGTAGTTCCTAAGAAAAAGTTAAAGCCAACAACCTCTGAAAAGCAAGAAGCTTCAGGCGATTCCAATAAAAATGAAGTGAAGTCTGACAAAGATGACAATAAGGATGGAAAAGGAACTGGAGAAAAAAGTGGATCCAAAACTGGAGAAAAAAGTGGATCCAAGATAGATAAACAGAATGCCTCTGAGAAAGATACTCCAATTGTCAAGGGGAAACTGAAAGTTGGGGATAAATCAAAAGATGAGAAAGTAACAAAAGAGAAAGATGAGCCTAAAAGCAAATCGGGTAAAGAAGGGAAAGAGAAGAAGAAATCTGATGAACCTCCTCGGCACCCCGGATTTATACTTAAAACAAAATCGACCAAAGATTCTAAA CTACGATCATTGTCACTGTCTCTGGATTCATTGTTGGATTATTCTGACAAAGATGTTGAAGAATCAACAATTGAG CTTTCATTGTTTGctgaatcattttatgaaatgctTCAGTTTCAAATGGGTAGTAGGATTTTGACTTTTCTTCAG AAACTGCGTGAAAAATTCGTCACCAAAAGAGCTCAGCGAAAGAGGCAGCGGGAAGAGGAGGATAGTGCAAAAACGTCTCCCACAAAACGTCAAAAAGGTGATGATCCTTCTGTTAAGATTGAGACAAATACAGAAACATCAAATCCAACTCCAGCAGATAACGAGAAAGCTGTTGCCGAGAATGATAATTCTAGCAATAAGGAGGAGGATGTGAAGATGGAAAATGCATCCGATGAGGAAGATCCAGAAGAAGAGGATCCGGAAGAATATGAGGAAATGGAAAGTGGTAGTCCCCAACAGGACTCATCTGATGATAAAAATGCTGAGCTAGAGGCTGATGCAAAGAATGAATCTGAAAATGTTACTAGCAAGGAGAAAGCAGCTGATGAAACTTCTAAAGGAGAAATAAAGGTTAAAGACGAGGTGAAGGAGTCCAAGGATGATGTTCAACTCAATGAAGAAAAGGAAAGCAAGGTTGATAAAATTAAGAAAGATGCCTCTGCTGTTAAAGAGGCTGTTGTGGACAAAGAATTGTTGAAG GCTTTTCGATTTTTCGATCGGAATCGTGTTGGCTACGTTAGG GTTGAAGATATGCGAATAATAATCCACAATCTGGGGATGTTCCTTTCTCACAGGGATGTGAAG GAGCTTGTACAGAGTGCATTGCTGGAGAGCAACACTGGAAGGGACGATCGAATACTTTATATCAAGTTGGTGCGGATGAGCGACATTTGA
- the LOC127119477 gene encoding protein SHORT ROOT IN SALT MEDIUM 1 isoform X2, which translates to MYSSRGSGAYGQAYTGQSGYGQNLSTNYSGASVGGHDAAQHSAASRHSGILGSSQEADVGNYRAHTAVAQYGGQYSSVYGSAALSTAPQVPSLSTKGAASSALDARGGYSLGVSDSPKFASGDYVPSSSHGYGHKSDQLYGDKSLDYSGLDRRQYGERPSGYVGRDLPSDQTGRYSTDAVGYNHPHQGTLLRQEQLLKSHSLQAASLDGGARQTDYLTARAAASRHPTQDLMSYGGRIDSDPHASSMLSATSYSGQHAPSILGAAPRRNVDDLLYSQNASNPGYGVSLPPGRDYASGKGIHGNAMDLDYPGNLLPHGGPTDRKDDRASYLREFELREDERRRDRLRDRDRDRERDKERERLREREREREKEREKERMLERREKERERERKRALEVRPERTPVRSSKDPRSTSKDPRGSSLTKEGKSSRRDSPHRALHRHRSPVKEKRREYVCKVYPSCLVNIERDYLSIDKRYPRLFISPEFSKAVVNWPKENLKLSIHTPVSFEHDFVEEESARGTSGKLLSGQPTSSEQGNTVWNAKVILMSGLSRGALEELSSDKIVDDRIPHICNFLRFAILKKDHSFMAVGGPWEPADGGDPSNDDNSLIRTALRYSKDISQLDLQKCQHWNRFLEIHYDRIGKDGFFSHKEITVLYVPDLSDCLPSLDEWRDQWLAHKKAVAERERQISLNKEKSRANKESNGKRKESSASGKSDVKKKEKDNSAVKDVSEKKAGLSNSKTAKNDASAIGDGKGAEKKPGETTPGQTTGSVKPVKKKIIKKIVKKVVNKTNDTAKRQTDKPDDKDVADKVATSDVPVEEVKSSVGPTGILTSGEGILAEDIPVGKNDKEINSFEDKPLDKLDTAVNTGTDDSTVKTIKKKKIIKRVPKKKVVDEASKSVVNEGNVVAAQAQDDTNNTDKQTADANTIVTEGKKPVKVVAKRKLKAPTSGVQDDATDSNKKDPKSDKKDEENANDDTQSTSKKATDADTKTVPVTKKIVKVVPKKKLKPTTSEKQEASGDSNKNEVKSDKDDNKDGKGTGEKSGSKTGEKSGSKIDKQNASEKDTPIVKGKLKVGDKSKDEKVTKEKDEPKSKSGKEGKEKKKSDEPPRHPGFILKTKSTKDSKLRSLSLSLDSLLDYSDKDVEESTIELSLFAESFYEMLQFQMGSRILTFLQKLREKFVTKRAQRKRQREEEDSAKTSPTKRQKGDDPSVKIETNTETSNPTPADNEKAVAENDNSSNKEEDVKMENASDEEDPEEEDPEEYEEMESGSPQQDSSDDKNAELEADAKNESENVTSKEKAADETSKGEIKVKDEVKESKDDVQLNEEKESKVDKIKKDASAVKEAVVDKELLKAFRFFDRNRVGYVRVEDMRIIIHNLGMFLSHRDVKELVQSALLESNTGRDDRILYIKLVRMSDI; encoded by the exons ATGTATTCTTCCAGAGGGAGTGGCGCTTACGGCCAAGCGTACACAGGTCAATCCGGATACGGTCAAAAC CTGAGTACTAATTATTCCGGAGCTTCCGTTGGTGGACATGATGCTGCCCAGCATTCTGCAGCTTCAAGGCATTCAGGTATATTAGGTAGTTCTCAGGAGGCTGACGTTGGTAACTATAGGGCTCATACCGCTGTTGCTCAGTATGGAGGACAGTATAGTTCTGTTTATGGGTCAGCTGCTTTGAGCACAGCTCCGCAG GTTCCTTCATTGAGTACCAAGGGAGCTGCTTCATCAGCTTTAGATGCTCGTGGAGGGTATTCTTTAGGTGTTTCAGATTCACCCAAGTTTGCTTCTGGTGACTATGTTCCCTCTTCAAGCCATGGGTATGGCCACAAATCTGATCAATTGTATGGTGACAAGAGTTTGGATTATTCTGGACTAGATAGAAGGCAATATGGAGAACGACCGAGTGGTTACGTTGGTAGGGATTTACCGAGTGATCAAACTGGACGCTATTCTACTGATGCTGTTGGATACAATCATCCACATCAG GGAACTTTGCTTCGACAAGAGCAATTGCTGAAATCTCACTCTCTGCAAGCTGCTTCACTGGATGGGGGGGCTAG ACAAACTGATTATCTTACAGCTAGGGCTGCTGCAAGTCGCCATCCAACCCAAGATCTAATGTCTTATGGAGGAAGGATCGATTCCGATCCCCATGCTTCATCAATGCTAAGTGCTACTTCCTATAGTGGACAACATGCACCATCAATACTAGGAGCAGCACCAAGGAGAAACGTGGATGATCTTTTGTATTCCCAGAATGCGTCAAATCCTGGTTATGGAGTGAGCCTGCCACCTGGTAGGGACTATGCCAGCGGAAAAGGTATTCATGGAAATGCTATGGATTTAGATTACCCAGGAAATCTGCTGCCACATGGTGGACCTACTGATCGGAAGGATGACCGGGCTAGTTATCTTCGGGAATTTGAACTAAGGGAAGACGAACGACGTCGGGACCGCTTGCGTGATAGAGATAGGGACAGAGAAAGAGACAAAGAACGTGAACGATTGCGAGAACGGGAGCGAGAACGAGAAAAGGAGCGGGAAAAGGAGCGCATGTTGGAACGGCGTGAAAAGGAGAGGGAGCGAGAACGCAAACGAGCACTTGAAGTTAGGCCTGAACGAACTCCAGTCAGATCCTCCAAGGACCCTCGTAGTACTTCAAAGGATCCTCGCGGGTCGTCTTTGACGAAGGAGGGGAAATCTTCACGACGGGACTCCCCACATCGTGCTTTACATAG GCACCGTTCACCTGTTAAAGAAAAACGGAGAGAATATGTCTGCAAG GTTTACCCTTCTTGCTTGGTAAATATTGAGAGGGATTACCTCTCAATCGATAAGCGGTATCCCCGACTCTTCATCTCTCCCGAATTCTCCAAG GCTGTTGTGAACTGGCCAAAGGAAAACCTTAAACTCTCTATACACACTCCTGTCAG TTTTGAGCATGATTTTGTTGAAGAAGAAAGTGCCAGAGGCACTTCTGGCAAGCTTTTGTCGGGACAACCTACAAGTTCAGAACAAGGAAATACAGTTTGGAATGCCAAA GTAATTTTGATGAGTGGGCTTAGTAGAGGTGCATTGGAGGAGCTGTCATCTGATAAAATTGTTGATGACCGCATTCCTCATATTTGCAATTTCCTTAGGTTTGCAATCCTTAAGAAGGATCATTCTTTCATGGCAGTTGGCGGTCCATGGGAACCTGCTGATGGGGGTGATCCATCTAATGATGATAACTCTTTGATCAGAACAGCCCTTAG ATACTCTAAGGATATTAGTCAGCTTGATTTGCAAAAATGTCAACACTGGAACCGATTCCTTGAG ATACATTATGATAGAATTGGTAAAGACGGTTTCTTTAGCCACAAGGAGATTACTGTACTATATGTTCCCGATTTGTCTGACTGCCTCCCTTCATTGGATGAATGGCGTGATCAGTGGCTCGCCCACAAGAAAGCTGTGGCTGAAAGAGAACGTCAAATTTCTCTAAACAAAGAG AAATCAAGGGCTAACAAGGAATCAAATG GTAAGAGGAAAGAATCTTCTGCATCTGGAAAATCTGATGTTAAGAAAAAAGAGAAAGATAATAGTGCTGTTAAGGATGTAAGTGAAAAAAAAGCTGGACTGAGCAACAGTAAAACTGCTAAGAATGATGCCTCGGCCATAGGTGATGGTAAGGGTGCAGAGAAAAAGCCAGGGGAAACTACCCCCGGTCAAACCACAGGAAGTGTTAAGCCTGTGAAGAAGAAAATTATAAAGAAGATTGTGAAGAAAGTTGTCAATAAGACAAACGATACTGCCAAGAGACAAACTGACAAGCCAGATGACAAGGATGTTGCAGATAAAGTGGCTACATCAGATGTGCCTGTTGAGGAGGTCAAGTCTTCTGTGGGTCCTACTGGGATTCTAACTTCTGGGGAAGGTATTCTTGCGGAGGATATTCCTGTTGGTAAAAATGATAAGGAAATAAACAGTTTTGAAGATAAGCCTCTGGACAAGCTGGATACAGCAGTTAACACAGGCACCGATGATTCTACTGTGAAGAcaataaaaaagaagaaaattaTCAAGCGGGTACCTAAAAAGAAGGTGGTTGATGAGGCATCTAAATCTGTAGTAAATGAAGGAAATGTTGTGGCAGCTCAGGCACAGGATGATACCAACAACACTGACAAGCAGACTGCTGATGCCAACACCATAGTGACTGAGGGCAAAAAACCTGTGAAAGTAGTAGCCAAAAGAAAGTTAAAAGCACCGACTTCTGGGGTACAAGATGATGCAACTGATTCCAATAAAAAAGACCCGAAGTCTGATAAAAAGGATGAAGAGAATGCAAATGACGACACACAGAGCACTAGCAAGAAGGCCACTGATGCAGATACAAAAACTGTGCCGGTGACAAAGAAAATTGTCAAGGTAGTTCCTAAGAAAAAGTTAAAGCCAACAACCTCTGAAAAGCAAGAAGCTTCAGGCGATTCCAATAAAAATGAAGTGAAGTCTGACAAAGATGACAATAAGGATGGAAAAGGAACTGGAGAAAAAAGTGGATCCAAAACTGGAGAAAAAAGTGGATCCAAGATAGATAAACAGAATGCCTCTGAGAAAGATACTCCAATTGTCAAGGGGAAACTGAAAGTTGGGGATAAATCAAAAGATGAGAAAGTAACAAAAGAGAAAGATGAGCCTAAAAGCAAATCGGGTAAAGAAGGGAAAGAGAAGAAGAAATCTGATGAACCTCCTCGGCACCCCGGATTTATACTTAAAACAAAATCGACCAAAGATTCTAAA CTACGATCATTGTCACTGTCTCTGGATTCATTGTTGGATTATTCTGACAAAGATGTTGAAGAATCAACAATTGAG CTTTCATTGTTTGctgaatcattttatgaaatgctTCAGTTTCAAATGGGTAGTAGGATTTTGACTTTTCTTCAG AAACTGCGTGAAAAATTCGTCACCAAAAGAGCTCAGCGAAAGAGGCAGCGGGAAGAGGAGGATAGTGCAAAAACGTCTCCCACAAAACGTCAAAAAGGTGATGATCCTTCTGTTAAGATTGAGACAAATACAGAAACATCAAATCCAACTCCAGCAGATAACGAGAAAGCTGTTGCCGAGAATGATAATTCTAGCAATAAGGAGGAGGATGTGAAGATGGAAAATGCATCCGATGAGGAAGATCCAGAAGAAGAGGATCCGGAAGAATATGAGGAAATGGAAAGTGGTAGTCCCCAACAGGACTCATCTGATGATAAAAATGCTGAGCTAGAGGCTGATGCAAAGAATGAATCTGAAAATGTTACTAGCAAGGAGAAAGCAGCTGATGAAACTTCTAAAGGAGAAATAAAGGTTAAAGACGAGGTGAAGGAGTCCAAGGATGATGTTCAACTCAATGAAGAAAAGGAAAGCAAGGTTGATAAAATTAAGAAAGATGCCTCTGCTGTTAAAGAGGCTGTTGTGGACAAAGAATTGTTGAAG GCTTTTCGATTTTTCGATCGGAATCGTGTTGGCTACGTTAGG GTTGAAGATATGCGAATAATAATCCACAATCTGGGGATGTTCCTTTCTCACAGGGATGTGAAG GAGCTTGTACAGAGTGCATTGCTGGAGAGCAACACTGGAAGGGACGATCGAATACTTTATATCAAGTTGGTGCGGATGAGCGACATTTGA